A region of uncultured Carboxylicivirga sp. DNA encodes the following proteins:
- a CDS encoding ribonuclease H family protein: MAKNKFYVVWKGAKPGVYGSWAECQAQIKGFAGALYKGFESQSEAMKAFKSPPHKFIGQGNKTTSTSKFNPKSNIIIPSISVDAACSGNPGVMEYQGVNTQTKEQLFHMKYPIGTNNIGEFLGIVHGLSYLKKHNLPIPIYTDSKIAMGWVEKKICKSKLEETAKTKELFDFVRRAEAWLKSNSYTTKILKWDTKNWGEIPADFGRK, encoded by the coding sequence ATGGCGAAGAATAAATTCTATGTAGTGTGGAAAGGTGCGAAACCGGGTGTTTATGGATCATGGGCCGAATGTCAGGCTCAGATTAAAGGCTTTGCCGGTGCCCTTTACAAAGGATTTGAATCGCAAAGTGAGGCAATGAAAGCATTTAAAAGTCCTCCACACAAGTTTATCGGACAAGGTAACAAGACTACTTCTACGTCAAAATTTAATCCAAAAAGTAACATTATCATCCCAAGCATTTCGGTTGATGCTGCTTGTAGTGGGAACCCGGGAGTAATGGAATATCAGGGTGTAAACACCCAGACCAAGGAACAACTTTTTCACATGAAATATCCCATAGGAACCAACAATATAGGTGAGTTTTTAGGGATTGTTCATGGACTGTCATATCTTAAAAAACATAATCTGCCGATTCCAATTTATACCGACTCGAAAATTGCCATGGGTTGGGTTGAAAAAAAAATATGTAAATCTAAATTGGAAGAGACCGCCAAAACCAAAGAGCTTTTTGATTTTGTAAGAAGAGCTGAAGCATGGCTAAAGAGTAATAGCTACACAACCAAAATACTAAAATGGGATACAAAAAACTGGGGTGAGATTCCTGCCGACTTTGGCAGAAAATAG